The sequence below is a genomic window from Syntrophorhabdaceae bacterium.
GGCATCGCGGCTTACAAAACCGTTGAACTCATACGAAATCTGACAAAGAGAGGGGCCAGCGTCCATGTGGTCATGACGAAAAACGCCATGGAATTCGTAACGCCTCTCACGTTCCAGACGGTCTCGGGCAATACGGTTATCCATGAGATGTTCGAGCTATTCACGGGTTCTAAGATAGGTCACATCACGCTCTCCGACATAGCCGATCTGCTTGTCATTGCGCCGGCCACGGCGAACGTCATCGGCAAGGTTGCCAATGGCATTGCCGATGATTTCTTGACGACCATGGTCATGGCCACTACGGTACCGGTCTTCTTCGTGCCTTCCATGAACACCAAGATGTGGGGAAGCCCCATGGTCCAGGCCAATGTGGACAAACTCAAGAACGCAGGATACGAAATGATGGAGCCGGCAAGCGGCGATCTCGCCTGCGGCACCGAGGGTAAAGGCAGACTCCCGTCCGTTGAAGAGATCCTGGAAAAAATGGAGGACATCTTTACGGAGAAAGATCTTATAGGAGAGAGGGTCCTTATCACCGCCGGCCCTACCGTGGAATTCATCGATCCCGTGCGGTGCATCACGAATATCTCTTCCGGTAAGATGGGGTACGCCCTCGCAAAGATTGCGAGAAGAAGAGGGGCGGATGTCACGCTCATCTCCGGCCCCACATCGATTGAGCTTGAAAGAAGCGACATACCGGTGATCCCGGTAAGTAGCGCCTGCAACATGAGAGACGAGGTAATGAAACACTATGAAGATGCCACGATCGTGATCAAAACCGCGGCAGTAGCCGATTTTAAGTGCAAGGAAGAGAACTGTCAGAAGATCAAGAAGAAGGGTAACAGCAATTTCCTCACGCTTGAACTGGAAAAGAACCCTGACATTATAGGCGAACTCGGAAAGGTGAAGGGTGACCGCATAATAGTCGGTTTTGCGGCGGAGACAGAGAAGATGCTCGAACACGCTTCAGAAAAACTGAAAAAAAAGAACCTGGACCTTATCGTGGCGAATGATGTGTCTAAAGCAGGTATAGGCTTTGGCTCAGACGAGAACGAAGTGACCATCATTGAAAGGTCGGGGAATATGAAACGGGTACCACAGCTGAGCAAGGACGAGGTCGCAACAATCGTCCTTGATTCCATAAAGAAGATCATAAAAAAGAGAAAAACTAAGGAAGACTGGTATTAGAAAGCAGTTCATGGTATTGACTCATCGCAATCCCGTTCTCCCCATAGTGGTTTTCACGGTTCGCAGAAACACGCGGAGCGCGGCGCTCATCTTTTTGTTTTTGGCCGCCGTTACAGGATGGCTCTTACCGCAGAAGTGTTTTGCAGCGGAAGACAGGGTGGTGCAGGTCGTTGAAAAGGCAGGCAAGGCTATCGTGTTCGTAAAGACGGAGGAGCTCTCGCAAGCCCCGGACGAGGAACAGAAGCCTTCTTTGTTGAGAAAATACTTCGGCAGCGAGGAGGATACCGGGGAACTAGTTCCGAATAAAGGCTCCGGCGTGGTCCTTGATCCACGAGGCATCGTAGTGACAAATGAGCACCTTATCGAACGGGCCATCAATATCCGGGTCAAATTCGTGAGCGGCAAAGAGTATGATGCCTACGTACTGGCAAGCGACCCTGAGTTCGACATAGCTCTTCTCAAAATCATAACGAGCAAGCCCGATTTTCCCTACCTCACGATTGGCCCGAAACGGACTGTCCGGGTTGGCGAAAAGGCCATCGTCATTGGCAGCCCCTTCGAACTCACGAGCTCGGTCACTGTAGGTGTTATCAGTTTCATAGGGAGAAACCTCCGCATCGAAGGAAAGGTTTATGCGGACCTCATCCAGACGGATGCCGCAATAAATCCGGGTAACAGTGGTGGAGCGCTCCTCGACGGCGATGGAAATCTCTTGGGAATCGTGACCGCCATCTATGGTGAAGGCAAAGGCATCGGTTTTGCCATACCCATAGACGATGTGGCGGTCATGCTCTCCGAATTTCTGGAGAACAGCCCGAAAAGACCTATTCTCGGCCTTTTCTTCGAAAAAAGAAAAGACGAGCGCGGTGCCTTTCTGTTTGTGAGTAAGGTTATTCAGGGGAGCCCGGCAATGACCTATGGATTGAAAGAGGGGGACCGGATCACCGAGATCAATAAGAAGACGATTAAGGAAGGCACGAAACCCCACAGCATCATGCGCGGCGTAGAAGACGAAGGCGCGCTACAGCTCAGAATCTCGAGAGGACTGAAGAAATATACGATGAACGTAGATGCCGCGGACCTCGAGAAGTACACGCCTCTTCCCATCGACGAGGCGCTCTGCGGTATGAGGGTCTCCGACATCAAAGGGTACCCCAAACTGAAATATAAGCTGAGGGACAAAGAAGGCGTGGTGGTGACCAGGGTCCTAAGCGGGGGAATTGCGGAGAGATCGGGTCTCAAAAGTGGCGACGTAATCGTGAAGATCAACAACAATACCATAAAAGATAGTCAAGATTTCAACTCCTTTATGGTTGAAGGGCTGAAAAGGAATTATATTCTCTATCAGGTGAGGAGGAATGACAGTCTCTTTTTCGTGCCTGTCAAACTCGATACTTTACTTTAGAGGGATGTTATGGAAGACAAGACTAATGTGACTGAAGAATCCTACGAAGCATCGGATGAGGCAAGTGGGGATATCTTTTCCACTATCGATTTTTCAACCTTCCTTCTTTCGCTGTCAACCTCCGCGCTCGTCTCCCTTGGAGAGTTGCCCGATCCCTTAAGGAACGAAAAGAGCGTCAACCTTGCGCTTGCCAAACAGACCATACACGTCATCGAGATGTTGCAGGATAAGACGAAGGGCAATCTCATCGATGAAGAGGAGCGACTGATAGAGGGCATTCTCTATGATTTACGGATGAAATATGTGAGGGCAGCAGGATAGGCAGTATTTAAGCGCGACGACCGACTATTAACCGTAGACCCGTTTATAAATGGTATCAATGTGATGAAAGTAGTGTTCCATGCTGCAGGTGCTTTCAATCTCCGAAGCGCTTAAGTGTTGGCGCAAGGGTTCATCCTTTTTCAGCTCAGTAACAAAATCGAGATGATTTTCGTAACATCTCATGGCAACCGCCTGGGTAAGTTTGTATGCCTCTTGTCTGGCGAGACCTTTGTTGACGAGCGCGATGAGGATCGCTTCCGAGTGGTAGAGGCCTCGGGAGATATCGAGGTTTGTCTTCATTTTCTCGGGATAGACCATAAGATTGCCGTAGAGATTTTTGACCCGTTCCAGCATGTAGTCAAGCACGATGGTTGCATCCGGCCCGATGACCCGCTCCACGGAAGAGTGGCTGATATCCCGTTCATGCCAGAGGGGTACATTTTCGAGTGAGGACATGGCGTATCCGTGCAACAGACGAGCGAGACCGCAAAGGTTCTCCGACGCGATGGGGTTCCGTTTGTGAGGCATTGCGGAGGAGCCCGTTTGTCCTTTTTGGAAAAATTCTTCGGCCTCACCCACCTCTGTTCTCTGGAGGTTCCTTATTTCCATGGCCATCCTTTCAATGGATGAGCCGATGATTGCGAGCGTCGCAAAGAACTCCGCGTAATAATCACGGGGAATGATCTGTGAGGATATGGGCGTTACCTTTAATCCAAGTTTCTCGCAGACGTATTCTTCCACAAAGGGCGGCACGTGAGCGTAGGTCCCTACAGCCCCCGATATTTTGCCGTGGCGGATACGCTCCCGGGCGGCCTTCATCCTTTCCAGGTTTCTCCTCATTTCGTCGTAGAAATGTGTTATCTTGAGGCCGAAGGTTACGGGTTCGGCGTGGATCCCGTGGGTTCTCCCTATTGCGGGAGTTTCTTTGTACTGAAAGGCCTTTTCTTTAAGCACGGCCATGAGGGTCCGTAGGTCTTCGATTAATATTTCAGATGCCTCATTGAGTTGACAGGCAAAGGAAGTGTCGAGAATATCCGAGGAGGTAACACCCATGTGGATGTACTTAGACGAGGGCCCCACAAATTCCGAGACCGATTCTATGAAGGCCACCACATCATGCTTGGTCCGTTTCTCTATTTCTCGTATCCGTGGTGCATCGAATTTTGCCTTCTCGCGGATGGCCTTGAGATCGCCCTCAGGTATGAGCGAGAGCTTTGTATAAGCCTCGCAGATAAAAACCTCTATCTCAAGCCACTTTTGAAATCTGTTCTGTTCATCCCAGACGCGAGACATTCTCGGTAAGGTGTATCGTTCG
It includes:
- the coaBC gene encoding bifunctional phosphopantothenoylcysteine decarboxylase/phosphopantothenate--cysteine ligase CoaBC gives rise to the protein MMKNKEIIVGVSGGIAAYKTVELIRNLTKRGASVHVVMTKNAMEFVTPLTFQTVSGNTVIHEMFELFTGSKIGHITLSDIADLLVIAPATANVIGKVANGIADDFLTTMVMATTVPVFFVPSMNTKMWGSPMVQANVDKLKNAGYEMMEPASGDLACGTEGKGRLPSVEEILEKMEDIFTEKDLIGERVLITAGPTVEFIDPVRCITNISSGKMGYALAKIARRRGADVTLISGPTSIELERSDIPVIPVSSACNMRDEVMKHYEDATIVIKTAAVADFKCKEENCQKIKKKGNSNFLTLELEKNPDIIGELGKVKGDRIIVGFAAETEKMLEHASEKLKKKNLDLIVANDVSKAGIGFGSDENEVTIIERSGNMKRVPQLSKDEVATIVLDSIKKIIKKRKTKEDWY
- a CDS encoding DUF1844 domain-containing protein: MEDKTNVTEESYEASDEASGDIFSTIDFSTFLLSLSTSALVSLGELPDPLRNEKSVNLALAKQTIHVIEMLQDKTKGNLIDEEERLIEGILYDLRMKYVRAAG
- the purB gene encoding adenylosuccinate lyase, whose translation is MIERYTLPRMSRVWDEQNRFQKWLEIEVFICEAYTKLSLIPEGDLKAIREKAKFDAPRIREIEKRTKHDVVAFIESVSEFVGPSSKYIHMGVTSSDILDTSFACQLNEASEILIEDLRTLMAVLKEKAFQYKETPAIGRTHGIHAEPVTFGLKITHFYDEMRRNLERMKAARERIRHGKISGAVGTYAHVPPFVEEYVCEKLGLKVTPISSQIIPRDYYAEFFATLAIIGSSIERMAMEIRNLQRTEVGEAEEFFQKGQTGSSAMPHKRNPIASENLCGLARLLHGYAMSSLENVPLWHERDISHSSVERVIGPDATIVLDYMLERVKNLYGNLMVYPEKMKTNLDISRGLYHSEAILIALVNKGLARQEAYKLTQAVAMRCYENHLDFVTELKKDEPLRQHLSASEIESTCSMEHYFHHIDTIYKRVYG
- a CDS encoding trypsin-like peptidase domain-containing protein, giving the protein MVLTHRNPVLPIVVFTVRRNTRSAALIFLFLAAVTGWLLPQKCFAAEDRVVQVVEKAGKAIVFVKTEELSQAPDEEQKPSLLRKYFGSEEDTGELVPNKGSGVVLDPRGIVVTNEHLIERAINIRVKFVSGKEYDAYVLASDPEFDIALLKIITSKPDFPYLTIGPKRTVRVGEKAIVIGSPFELTSSVTVGVISFIGRNLRIEGKVYADLIQTDAAINPGNSGGALLDGDGNLLGIVTAIYGEGKGIGFAIPIDDVAVMLSEFLENSPKRPILGLFFEKRKDERGAFLFVSKVIQGSPAMTYGLKEGDRITEINKKTIKEGTKPHSIMRGVEDEGALQLRISRGLKKYTMNVDAADLEKYTPLPIDEALCGMRVSDIKGYPKLKYKLRDKEGVVVTRVLSGGIAERSGLKSGDVIVKINNNTIKDSQDFNSFMVEGLKRNYILYQVRRNDSLFFVPVKLDTLL